One stretch of Streptomyces sp. R21 DNA includes these proteins:
- the leuE gene encoding leucine efflux protein LeuE, which yields MLGVIDLPTYLAGLVLIVLLPGPNSLYVLSVAARRGVRAGYTAAAGVWCGDTVLMTLSAAGVASLLQANAVLFGIVKYAGAGYLSWLAVGMLRAAWEMWRTRREKAVHEDATPAAADERPFRRAFVVSLFNPKAILFFVAFFVQFVDPGYAYPALSFVVLGAFAQLASFLYLTALIFSGTKLAAAFRRRKRLSAGATTAAGALFLGFAVKLTLASA from the coding sequence ATGCTTGGTGTCATCGATCTCCCCACCTATCTCGCAGGCCTTGTCCTGATCGTCCTGCTCCCCGGGCCGAACTCGCTCTACGTCCTCTCCGTGGCCGCCCGCCGCGGAGTGCGGGCCGGTTACACCGCCGCGGCGGGCGTCTGGTGCGGGGACACCGTGCTGATGACGCTGTCTGCGGCCGGAGTCGCCTCGCTGCTGCAGGCGAACGCCGTGCTGTTCGGGATCGTGAAGTACGCGGGGGCCGGGTATCTGAGCTGGCTCGCGGTCGGGATGCTGCGGGCGGCGTGGGAGATGTGGCGGACCCGGCGGGAGAAGGCCGTCCACGAGGACGCCACCCCTGCCGCCGCCGATGAACGGCCCTTCCGGCGGGCGTTCGTCGTCAGCCTGTTCAACCCGAAGGCGATCCTCTTCTTCGTCGCCTTCTTCGTGCAGTTCGTCGACCCGGGGTACGCCTATCCCGCTCTGTCCTTCGTCGTCCTCGGCGCCTTCGCCCAGCTCGCGAGCTTCCTCTATCTCACCGCACTGATATTCAGCGGTACGAAGCTGGCGGCGGCCTTCCGGCGCAGGAAGCGCCTGTCCGCGGGGGCCACCACCGCCGCGGGCGCCCTCTTCCTCGGCTTCGCCGTGAAGCTCACGCTGGCCAGCGCCTAG
- a CDS encoding methylmalonyl-CoA mutase → MARESESGLPIEPVYGPDALEGWDPAEKLGEPGKYPFTRGVYPSMYTGRPWTMRQYAGFGTAVESNARYKQLIANGTMGLSVAFDLPTQMGHDSDAKIASGEVGKVGVAIDSIEDMRILFGGIPLDKVSTSMTINAPAALLLLMYQLVGEEQGVPADQLTGTIQNDVLKEYIARGTYIFPPKPSLRLIADIFKYCRTEIPKWNTISISGYHMAEAGASPAQEIAFTLADGIEYVRTAVAAGMDVDDFAPRLSFFFVSRTTILEEVAKFRAARRIWARVMKDEFGAKNPKSLMLRFHTQTAGVQLTAQQPEVNLVRVAVQGLAAVLGGTQSLHTNSFDEAIALPTDKSARLALRTQQVLAYETDVTATVDPFAGSYVIEQMTDEVEAAAVELMAKVEELGGAVNAIEHGFQKGEIERSAYRIAQETDSGERVVVGVNRFQLDAEEPYEPLRVDPAIEAQQAERLAKLRADRDQSAVDAALAELKKAAEGTDNVLYPMKDALRARATVGEVCNALRGVWGTYVPTDAF, encoded by the coding sequence ATGGCGCGCGAGTCGGAGTCCGGACTGCCCATCGAGCCGGTCTACGGGCCTGATGCTCTGGAGGGCTGGGATCCGGCGGAGAAGCTGGGCGAGCCCGGGAAGTACCCCTTCACGCGAGGCGTCTACCCGTCGATGTACACCGGCCGCCCGTGGACGATGCGGCAGTACGCCGGCTTCGGTACGGCGGTGGAGTCGAACGCCCGCTACAAGCAGCTGATCGCCAACGGCACGATGGGGCTCTCCGTCGCCTTCGACCTGCCCACCCAGATGGGCCACGACTCCGACGCCAAGATCGCCTCCGGCGAGGTCGGCAAGGTCGGCGTCGCCATCGACTCGATCGAGGACATGCGGATCCTGTTCGGCGGCATCCCGCTGGACAAGGTGTCGACGTCGATGACGATCAACGCTCCCGCCGCGCTGCTCCTGCTGATGTACCAGCTCGTCGGCGAGGAGCAGGGCGTCCCGGCCGACCAGCTGACGGGCACGATCCAGAACGACGTGCTGAAGGAGTACATCGCGCGCGGGACGTACATCTTCCCGCCCAAGCCGTCGCTGCGGCTGATCGCGGACATCTTCAAGTACTGCAGGACCGAGATCCCGAAGTGGAACACGATCTCGATCTCCGGCTACCACATGGCCGAGGCCGGCGCCTCGCCCGCGCAGGAGATCGCGTTCACGCTGGCGGACGGCATCGAGTACGTCCGCACGGCGGTCGCGGCCGGCATGGACGTCGACGACTTCGCCCCCCGGCTGTCCTTCTTCTTCGTCTCGCGTACGACGATCCTCGAAGAGGTCGCCAAGTTCCGTGCGGCCAGGCGCATTTGGGCCCGCGTGATGAAGGACGAGTTCGGCGCGAAGAACCCGAAGTCGCTGATGCTGCGCTTCCACACGCAGACCGCGGGCGTGCAGCTGACCGCGCAGCAGCCGGAGGTGAACCTGGTGCGCGTCGCCGTCCAGGGTCTCGCCGCCGTGCTCGGCGGCACGCAGTCGCTGCACACCAACTCCTTCGACGAGGCGATCGCGCTGCCGACCGACAAGTCGGCCCGCCTCGCGCTCCGCACGCAGCAGGTCCTCGCCTACGAGACCGACGTGACCGCGACCGTCGACCCCTTCGCCGGCTCGTACGTCATCGAGCAGATGACCGACGAGGTCGAGGCCGCCGCCGTCGAACTCATGGCGAAGGTCGAAGAGCTGGGCGGCGCCGTCAACGCCATCGAGCACGGCTTCCAGAAGGGCGAGATCGAGCGCAGCGCGTACCGCATCGCCCAGGAGACCGACTCCGGCGAGCGCGTCGTCGTCGGCGTCAACCGCTTCCAGCTCGACGCCGAGGAGCCGTACGAGCCCCTCCGCGTCGACCCGGCCATCGAGGCCCAGCAGGCGGAACGCCTCGCCAAGCTGCGCGCCGACCGCGACCAGTCGGCCGTCGATGCGGCCCTCGCCGAGCTGAAGAAGGCGGCGGAGGGCACGGACAACGTCCTCTACCCGATGAAGGACGCCCTGCGCGCACGCGCGACGGTGGGCGAGGTCTGCAACGCGCTGCGGGGGGTCTGGGGGACTTACGTGCCTACGGATGCGTTCTGA
- a CDS encoding L,D-transpeptidase family protein: MRSSLAAIVALVAVSGCTAQAVDSHGRTPSAAAKTGRSATPDDDRPGSSTPSAAAKVLWSHGDKGTDVRRVQARLHQVAWLIPAPTGTYDSPTVAAVKGFQGKRGLPRTGEMDAVTWQRLRRMTHDPADWELYPYGGQPVAKPDPRCMTGRVLCVSKKSRTLRWMIDGRTVSSMDVRFGSQYTPTREGVFNVYFKSRHHVSTIYHTPMPYAMFFSGGQAVHYSADFAARGYYGASHGCVNVRDEGKVSALFAQVRDGDKVVIYW; this comes from the coding sequence ATGAGGAGTTCGCTGGCCGCCATCGTGGCGCTCGTAGCGGTGAGCGGCTGTACGGCCCAGGCCGTGGACTCGCACGGGAGGACACCCTCGGCCGCCGCGAAGACGGGCCGTTCGGCCACGCCCGACGACGACAGACCGGGCAGCTCGACCCCGTCCGCCGCCGCGAAGGTCCTCTGGTCGCACGGCGACAAGGGCACGGACGTCCGTAGGGTCCAGGCCCGGCTGCACCAGGTCGCCTGGCTCATCCCGGCGCCGACGGGGACGTACGACTCCCCCACGGTCGCCGCCGTGAAGGGCTTCCAGGGCAAGCGGGGCCTGCCGCGCACCGGCGAGATGGACGCCGTGACCTGGCAGCGGCTGCGGCGTATGACGCACGATCCGGCCGACTGGGAGCTCTACCCGTACGGCGGGCAGCCGGTCGCGAAGCCGGATCCGCGCTGTATGACGGGCCGGGTGCTGTGCGTCAGCAAGAAGAGCCGCACACTGCGCTGGATGATCGACGGCCGGACGGTCTCGTCGATGGACGTGCGGTTCGGCTCGCAGTACACGCCGACCCGCGAAGGTGTGTTCAACGTCTACTTCAAGTCCCGCCACCACGTGTCGACGATCTACCACACGCCCATGCCGTACGCGATGTTCTTCAGCGGTGGCCAGGCGGTCCACTACTCCGCCGACTTCGCGGCCCGCGGCTACTACGGCGCCTCGCACGGCTGCGTCAACGTACGGGACGAGGGGAAGGTCTCGGCGCTGTTCGCGCAGGTCCGCGACGGGGACAAGGTCGTCATCTACTGGTGA
- a CDS encoding RNA polymerase sigma factor: MLGDDAELTAAVLAAQTGDEAAFRTVYRAVHPRLLGYVRTLVGDPDAEDVTSEAWLQIARDLGRFDGDADRFRGWAARIARNRALDHIRMRGRRPAIGGDETELTGRAAESDTAGEAMEALATGRTLSLISQLPQDQAEAVVLRVVVGLDAKTAAEALGKRPGAVRTAAHRGLKRLAELLGGDPESAAALDAVPPQREPRPRASTSAGVTHTRPRTQKDV; the protein is encoded by the coding sequence GTGCTGGGGGACGACGCGGAGCTGACCGCCGCGGTGCTTGCCGCACAGACCGGGGACGAGGCCGCGTTCCGGACTGTGTACCGCGCGGTGCACCCACGGTTGCTCGGATACGTACGGACGCTGGTCGGTGATCCGGACGCGGAGGACGTCACCTCCGAGGCCTGGCTCCAGATCGCCCGTGACCTCGGGCGTTTCGACGGCGACGCCGACCGCTTCCGCGGCTGGGCGGCCCGCATCGCCCGCAACCGCGCCCTCGACCACATACGGATGCGTGGGCGCCGCCCCGCGATCGGTGGCGACGAGACCGAGTTGACCGGCCGGGCCGCCGAGTCCGACACCGCGGGTGAGGCCATGGAGGCGCTGGCCACCGGCCGCACCCTCTCCCTCATCTCCCAGCTCCCGCAGGACCAGGCGGAAGCCGTCGTACTGCGTGTCGTCGTCGGCCTCGACGCCAAGACCGCGGCGGAGGCCCTCGGCAAGCGCCCCGGAGCCGTTCGCACGGCGGCGCACCGCGGTCTGAAGCGGCTCGCGGAGCTGCTCGGCGGCGATCCGGAATCCGCCGCCGCACTCGACGCCGTACCCCCGCAAAGAGAACCGCGCCCACGCGCGTCGACGTCCGCGGGTGTGACGCATACGCGTCCGCGGACGCAGAAGGATGTGTGA
- a CDS encoding RNA polymerase sigma factor — translation MGQGGEPRRVGAHDGELGAAVARAQEGDEAAFAVAYRIVQPGLLGYLRGIVGDDAEDVASDAWLEIARDLSRFRGDGAGFRGWTATIARHRALDHLRRLKVRPRATALEQDLLELPGTHSTHDQALESLSTQGALRLVAGLPRDQAEAVLLRVVVGLDGPSAARVLGKRPGAVRTAAHRGLKRLARQLGVEGVTDEGPRTLGESR, via the coding sequence TTGGGCCAAGGAGGGGAACCCCGCCGCGTAGGGGCTCACGACGGGGAGCTGGGTGCGGCCGTCGCGCGGGCGCAGGAGGGGGACGAGGCCGCGTTCGCGGTCGCGTACCGGATCGTCCAGCCGGGGCTGCTGGGGTATCTGCGCGGCATCGTGGGCGACGACGCGGAGGACGTGGCGTCGGACGCCTGGCTGGAGATCGCGCGGGACCTGAGCCGCTTCCGGGGCGACGGGGCGGGGTTCCGCGGCTGGACCGCGACCATCGCCCGGCACCGGGCGCTGGACCATCTGCGGCGGCTGAAGGTACGGCCCCGCGCGACCGCGCTCGAACAGGATCTGCTCGAACTGCCCGGCACGCACAGCACGCACGACCAGGCGCTGGAGTCGCTCTCCACGCAGGGCGCGCTCCGGCTGGTCGCGGGGCTGCCGCGGGACCAGGCGGAGGCCGTGCTGCTGCGCGTGGTCGTCGGCCTCGACGGGCCCTCGGCCGCGCGTGTCCTGGGCAAGCGGCCGGGCGCGGTGCGTACCGCCGCCCACCGGGGGCTCAAGCGCCTCGCACGGCAGCTCGGCGTCGAGGGTGTGACGGATGAAGGCCCCAGGACGCTGGGGGAGTCGAGATGA
- a CDS encoding DUF4241 domain-containing protein, producing MTLNVAYGEDWDPVFRTVSGPLSRRQAAARDASGEQYVVVLRREGRSQPVAVLHVARAQGYFGIWAYDDRGRRTREIDLRGLEPGRLFLRHLAQWRYDTADMAEFAADAGRVLTDLYPDGRGRKVCEPKGRGGGSMHTLPDVPAEQRRLPAREFGDWAWVAALATDEPVPSIVHEAPETDRTPLLPTPSPAPSWRPPAPLRPRHLTETFTPGARFSPPYAGPVGPYLVENVIDAGPLRLPTGRVVACDPGWNSPVEPFTVAVPPGEYRVELAVAAYATEYDGTPIHLEDYTAARVLVSEKPTDTWELALRPGEDPRALRDGEFFGFDVDTGTGCFVDAAAAERLTGRADTVPDVDLPTDGILVLDDPESGGNLIAYPSGRGDGTYPVWIGRDTEGAVTCLVADMLILRHRELLS from the coding sequence GTGACCTTGAATGTGGCGTACGGGGAGGACTGGGACCCGGTCTTCCGAACGGTGTCCGGCCCGTTGAGCAGGCGGCAGGCGGCGGCGCGCGACGCGTCGGGCGAGCAGTACGTGGTGGTGCTGCGCCGGGAGGGACGCTCGCAGCCGGTCGCCGTGCTCCATGTCGCGCGGGCGCAGGGCTACTTCGGGATCTGGGCTTACGACGACCGGGGCCGGCGCACCCGCGAGATCGACCTGCGCGGCCTCGAACCCGGCCGGCTCTTCCTCCGCCACCTCGCCCAATGGCGGTACGACACCGCCGACATGGCGGAGTTCGCGGCGGACGCGGGGCGGGTCCTGACCGACCTCTACCCGGACGGCCGGGGCCGCAAGGTGTGCGAACCGAAGGGAAGGGGCGGCGGCTCGATGCACACACTGCCCGATGTGCCCGCAGAGCAACGCCGGTTACCCGCACGGGAGTTCGGCGATTGGGCCTGGGTGGCGGCGCTGGCGACGGACGAGCCCGTTCCAAGCATCGTCCACGAAGCCCCGGAGACGGACCGGACCCCCCTCCTGCCCACTCCCTCCCCCGCCCCGAGCTGGCGGCCACCCGCACCACTGCGTCCGCGTCACCTCACCGAGACGTTCACGCCGGGCGCGCGCTTCTCACCGCCGTACGCCGGCCCCGTGGGCCCGTACCTCGTCGAGAACGTCATCGACGCCGGACCACTGCGGCTGCCGACCGGCCGTGTCGTCGCCTGTGACCCGGGGTGGAACAGCCCCGTCGAGCCCTTCACGGTCGCGGTGCCGCCCGGTGAGTACCGCGTGGAGCTCGCCGTGGCCGCGTACGCGACCGAGTACGACGGCACGCCGATCCACCTGGAGGACTACACGGCGGCACGTGTTCTGGTATCCGAAAAGCCCACGGACACATGGGAGTTGGCCTTGCGCCCCGGCGAGGACCCGCGCGCCCTGCGGGACGGCGAATTCTTCGGTTTCGACGTGGACACGGGCACCGGCTGCTTCGTCGACGCGGCGGCGGCCGAACGGCTCACGGGCCGCGCGGACACCGTCCCCGACGTCGACCTTCCCACCGACGGGATCCTCGTCCTCGACGACCCGGAGTCCGGCGGCAACCTCATCGCCTACCCGAGCGGCAGGGGCGACGGCACGTACCCGGTGTGGATCGGCCGCGACACCGAGGGCGCCGTCACCTGCCTGGTCGCGGACATGCTGATCCTCCGCCACCGGGAGCTGCTGAGCTGA